The Williamwhitmania taraxaci genome has a segment encoding these proteins:
- a CDS encoding GIN domain-containing protein, with protein MKEVERPIIGRVSKIVINHDVKVTVHVTEGRQYATVKAGENIISEVTTTMVDSTLTIRNESGKAWSTSFKNRKEVSLYLNNTVTAISYFGIQDVTVMDTIRANQFTYYCDESGGRVSIPLIANRCNIEQHSGVSDLIIVGRCNDVDVYYKGTGWIYLQDFKNSNMVVTNNGTGDILVNASNNLTATIKSIGNIVYMGFPSITLVKDGKGNLRPAN; from the coding sequence ATGAAAGAGGTTGAACGCCCCATCATTGGAAGAGTTTCGAAAATAGTCATCAACCATGATGTGAAGGTCACCGTTCACGTTACCGAAGGACGTCAATACGCCACAGTTAAAGCAGGTGAGAACATTATTAGCGAGGTAACAACGACGATGGTAGACTCAACCTTAACCATTCGTAATGAAAGTGGAAAGGCATGGTCTACGAGTTTTAAGAACAGAAAAGAGGTTTCCCTCTATTTAAATAATACCGTAACAGCTATTTCCTATTTTGGAATACAAGACGTCACTGTTATGGATACCATAAGAGCAAATCAGTTTACTTACTACTGCGATGAATCGGGAGGAAGAGTATCGATACCACTAATTGCCAATCGATGTAATATTGAGCAGCACTCCGGTGTATCGGACCTAATTATAGTGGGTAGGTGCAACGATGTAGATGTCTACTACAAGGGAACCGGTTGGATTTATCTACAGGATTTCAAAAATAGCAACATGGTAGTCACCAATAATGGAACCGGCGATATTCTCGTAAACGCATCCAACAATCTCACCGCTACAATTAAAAGCATCGGAAACATTGTGTATATGGGCTTTCCCAGTATCACATTGGTTAAGGATGGAAAAGGGAACTTACGCCCGGCCAACTAA